One region of Chryseobacterium sp. SORGH_AS_0447 genomic DNA includes:
- a CDS encoding DEAD/DEAH box helicase: protein MNLFTETNLSPDILKAIGELGYESPTEIQKQTIPFILSDIRDLIALAQTGTGKTAAFSLPILDMIDETSRKIQLLVLCPTRELCLQIAKDIKNYSKYMKDIKTTAVYGGSSIMDQMRSLKDKPQIIVGTPGRVIDLINRKALDFSAIHWLVLDEADEMLSMGFKDELETILSETPETKQTFLFSATMNKEVERISKNYLTKPHRISVGSINEVKKNIKHEYYVAGYRQKKEALKRLIDSNPNQYSIIFCRTRMETQEVADFLMQNGYAADALHGDLSQAQRDTVMKKFRLKNIDILVATDVAARGLDVNSLTHVIHYSLPDDPEVFVHRSGRTGRAGKDGISIALIKPEESRKLKQIKSVTKIEMNEGKIPTGEDIIKAQVGGVFESLFEIHEDFFEFDDSLIPDLSAFTKEELAHKLLQFQLKDLALYYKDRHDLMEQKLSSRDDDRGSRRDRDRGRDRDRSERGDRRERGGKPRKKNENMVRFFFNLGKKDQLKKLDVLDIINKATSNGKTKKRAEIGDIEILEKFSFFEIEKSFKGDLLSNISTMKFRGKDMRAEEAN, encoded by the coding sequence ATGAATTTATTTACGGAGACCAATTTAAGTCCTGATATTCTTAAGGCAATTGGCGAACTGGGCTACGAAAGCCCGACAGAAATCCAAAAACAGACTATCCCTTTTATTCTTTCAGATATTCGCGACTTGATCGCACTTGCGCAGACGGGGACAGGCAAAACAGCAGCATTTTCGCTTCCGATTTTGGATATGATTGACGAAACGAGTCGCAAAATCCAGCTTTTGGTGCTTTGTCCGACACGGGAATTATGCCTTCAGATTGCGAAGGACATAAAAAACTATTCCAAATACATGAAAGACATCAAAACGACAGCAGTTTACGGTGGAAGCAGTATTATGGACCAGATGAGATCGCTTAAGGATAAACCGCAGATTATTGTGGGAACTCCGGGAAGGGTAATCGACCTGATCAACAGAAAAGCACTTGATTTTTCTGCTATTCATTGGTTGGTATTGGATGAGGCAGACGAAATGCTTTCCATGGGCTTTAAAGACGAATTGGAAACCATCCTCAGCGAAACGCCGGAAACCAAACAGACTTTCCTGTTCTCTGCAACGATGAATAAGGAAGTGGAAAGAATTTCCAAAAATTATCTTACTAAACCTCACAGAATTTCAGTGGGTTCTATTAACGAAGTTAAGAAGAACATCAAGCACGAATATTATGTAGCAGGTTACCGTCAGAAAAAAGAGGCTTTGAAGAGACTGATCGATTCAAACCCTAACCAATATTCCATTATCTTCTGCAGAACAAGAATGGAAACCCAGGAGGTTGCCGATTTCTTAATGCAGAACGGATATGCAGCCGATGCGCTTCACGGAGATTTATCCCAGGCACAGAGGGACACGGTAATGAAGAAGTTCAGACTGAAAAACATCGATATCCTGGTAGCGACAGATGTTGCGGCAAGAGGACTGGATGTGAATTCACTGACGCACGTAATCCATTATTCATTGCCTGATGATCCGGAAGTATTCGTTCACCGAAGCGGAAGAACGGGTAGAGCCGGAAAAGACGGTATCTCTATCGCGCTGATCAAGCCTGAAGAAAGCAGAAAACTGAAGCAGATCAAATCGGTAACTAAAATCGAGATGAACGAAGGTAAAATCCCAACCGGAGAAGATATCATCAAGGCTCAGGTAGGAGGTGTTTTCGAAAGCCTTTTCGAGATCCACGAAGATTTCTTTGAGTTTGACGATTCTTTGATTCCGGATTTATCCGCATTCACGAAAGAAGAACTTGCTCACAAATTACTTCAGTTCCAGCTGAAAGATCTTGCATTGTATTACAAAGACAGACATGATCTTATGGAGCAGAAGCTGAGCAGCAGAGATGACGACAGAGGTTCCAGAAGAGACCGCGACAGAGGAAGAGACCGTGACCGAAGCGAAAGAGGAGACCGAAGAGAGCGTGGCGGAAAACCAAGAAAAAAGAATGAAAATATGGTAAGATTCTTCTTTAATCTCGGTAAAAAAGACCAATTGAAGAAGCTTGACGTCTTGGATATCATCAACAAAGCGACATCCAACGGCAAAACCAAGAAAAGAGCAGAAATCGGCGATATCGAAATCTTAGAAAAATTCTCTTTCTTTGAAATCGAAAAGTCGTTTAAAGGAGATCTTCTGAGCAACATTTCGACAATGAAATTCAGAGGAAAGGATATGCGTGCTGAAGAGGCCAATTAA
- a CDS encoding DUF2461 domain-containing protein — translation MSATLSPEVFGFLKTLNTNNNREWFTEHKNLYVESQQNVIAFLEDLINEMAGFDEDLAKIDAKKALFRIYRDTRFSKDKIPYKTNFGASLGMGKGSQKGGYYLHLEPGKSFIAGGIYMPEASVLKELRKEISLYAEDFLAVINNQEFKKHFPELDQDDKLKKVPQGFEKEDPMAEYLKLKNFIVVYNLKDEEVLDKNAVKKLTGIFKLMKPLNDFLNAPLGQGSG, via the coding sequence ATGTCGGCAACACTTTCTCCTGAAGTTTTCGGATTTTTAAAAACGCTTAATACCAACAACAACCGCGAGTGGTTTACCGAACATAAAAACCTGTATGTTGAATCGCAGCAGAACGTGATTGCCTTCCTGGAAGACCTGATCAACGAAATGGCTGGATTTGATGAAGATCTCGCAAAGATCGATGCGAAAAAGGCGCTCTTCAGAATTTACCGCGATACCCGGTTTTCCAAAGATAAAATTCCATACAAAACCAATTTCGGAGCGTCGCTCGGGATGGGTAAAGGCAGCCAGAAAGGCGGCTATTATCTTCATCTGGAACCGGGGAAATCTTTCATTGCCGGAGGGATCTATATGCCCGAAGCTTCCGTTTTGAAAGAACTGAGAAAAGAAATTTCTTTATATGCCGAAGATTTCCTTGCCGTCATCAACAATCAGGAGTTTAAAAAACATTTTCCGGAACTGGATCAGGATGATAAACTGAAAAAGGTTCCGCAGGGCTTTGAAAAAGAAGATCCGATGGCAGAATACCTCAAGCTTAAAAATTTTATCGTCGTGTATAACCTGAAAGACGAAGAAGTTTTAGATAAAAATGCCGTAAAAAAGCTGACCGGAATTTTTAAACTGATGAAACCGCTGAATGATTTCCTGAATGCGCCGTTGGGGCAAGGGAGTGGTTGA